The following are encoded together in the Robertmurraya sp. FSL R5-0851 genome:
- a CDS encoding nuclease-related domain-containing protein, whose translation MIVKERGISMELQVFRCLKNRMVFTEKEKTYYINLEKGYSGELKFDELTKNLVDDCLIIKDLTLEITNNIFQIDSLLIFKDMLCVFEVKNYEDNFYFQSNKWYTLPSRKEINNPILQLDRSETLLRKYFQAHRFSIPIESKIVFVNPTFTLYQAPIDLPVVFPTQLQHLQSTLKSKRGTLTTQHTKLAKQLYDDHMVTTPFLRVPRYNYESLRKGLECRGCGEFYKQWGEVLLHCKNCGDFESVEAAFVRTVKEFKILFAERKITTNEIYDWCRIIPSIRLVRLLLNRYLNARGNGRSTYYEFP comes from the coding sequence TTGATTGTAAAAGAGCGCGGAATTTCTATGGAGTTGCAGGTGTTTAGATGTTTGAAAAATCGAATGGTGTTCACTGAAAAAGAAAAAACGTACTATATCAATTTAGAAAAAGGATATTCAGGAGAACTAAAATTTGATGAGTTGACTAAAAATTTAGTGGATGATTGTTTAATAATAAAGGATCTCACACTAGAGATAACTAATAATATTTTCCAAATTGATAGCTTGCTTATTTTTAAGGATATGTTATGTGTCTTTGAAGTCAAAAACTATGAAGATAATTTTTATTTTCAATCAAACAAGTGGTATACATTGCCTAGTCGGAAAGAGATTAATAACCCTATTCTCCAACTTGATAGAAGTGAGACTTTGCTCCGTAAATACTTTCAGGCCCACCGCTTTTCTATCCCCATTGAATCTAAAATTGTATTTGTAAATCCCACCTTCACCCTTTACCAAGCACCTATCGATTTACCTGTTGTCTTCCCTACGCAACTTCAACATCTTCAAAGTACACTCAAATCTAAAAGAGGAACACTTACAACCCAACATACCAAACTAGCGAAACAATTGTACGATGATCATATGGTTACTACTCCATTCCTGAGAGTACCTAGGTATAATTATGAATCCTTGAGGAAAGGGTTAGAGTGTAGGGGGTGTGGTGAGTTTTATAAGCAATGGGGGGAGGTTCTATTACATTGTAAAAATTGCGGTGATTTTGAATCGGTGGAAGCTGCTTTTGTTCGCACTGTAAAAGAGTTTAAAATACTCTTTGCTGAGAGGAAGATAACAACAAATGAAATTTATGATTGGTGCAGAATTATTCCATCAATAAGGTTGGTACGTTTATTATTAAATCGATATTTGAACGCTAGGGGAAATGGGAGGTCAACATATTATGAATTCCCATAA
- a CDS encoding YpjP family protein, which produces MPKWLQKSFVVLVTILTFGLVTPSQTFLYNQASAEKPTREDAVKSETTYNQLEDTTEEDSDSSGQIIQSWLNEAEELSYQKFGSRIKPVIEDEFKQVILPNIHKAIEEVAVQYPEEKLAYLELSEVPTGGNAEKIFHLYSKESNKDIIRFHVRKDHPPQSGYWFNFHYHTSEDNFEAHHELGSIYWDTNTPPKWMS; this is translated from the coding sequence ATGCCAAAATGGTTGCAAAAATCCTTCGTCGTGTTGGTTACAATTTTAACATTTGGTTTGGTAACACCATCTCAAACCTTTCTATATAATCAAGCATCAGCGGAGAAACCAACACGGGAAGATGCAGTTAAATCGGAAACTACATATAATCAGCTTGAGGACACAACGGAAGAAGATTCAGACAGTAGCGGCCAGATCATTCAAAGTTGGTTAAATGAAGCAGAAGAGTTATCATACCAAAAATTTGGAAGTAGAATCAAGCCTGTGATAGAAGACGAATTCAAACAGGTCATTCTACCAAATATTCATAAAGCAATTGAAGAAGTAGCCGTGCAGTACCCGGAAGAAAAACTAGCATACCTAGAATTAAGCGAAGTCCCAACTGGAGGCAACGCTGAAAAAATATTTCACCTGTATAGCAAAGAAAGCAACAAAGACATCATCCGCTTCCACGTAAGAAAAGACCACCCACCCCAAAGTGGCTATTGGTTTAACTTTCATTACCACACAAGCGAAGACAACTTCGAAGCCCACCACGAACTAGGATCGATCTATTGGGACACGAACACACCACCTAAGTGGATGAGCTAA
- a CDS encoding class I SAM-dependent methyltransferase, with translation MFVTTAGRTNPDMIEEAKQIALALECPYQERRKKSVQTLQSLYKDDCIVVGKERLELFLMNGEEPFFFHPNSSMFRIKRLLKNEHDPFIDATGLAKGMSLLDCTLGLASDSIVASFVVGASGKVVGTEENKYLSYLVGRGLKSWQSGLAGMDEAMRTISVQHSDALSFLKEVPSNEFDCVYIDPMFEETILESDGIRALAHLAVYTEIREEFISEAKRVARRRLVLKDHFRSDRFEQFGFSVMKRPSAKFHFGIITK, from the coding sequence ATGTTTGTCACAACAGCAGGACGAACCAATCCAGACATGATTGAAGAAGCAAAACAGATAGCGTTGGCCCTCGAATGTCCCTATCAGGAAAGAAGGAAAAAATCGGTTCAGACACTTCAATCCTTGTATAAGGATGACTGTATTGTCGTTGGAAAAGAGAGACTAGAGTTATTTTTAATGAACGGAGAAGAGCCGTTTTTCTTCCATCCCAATTCCTCCATGTTCAGAATCAAAAGGCTGCTAAAAAACGAACACGATCCTTTTATTGATGCAACGGGTCTGGCGAAAGGAATGAGTCTACTTGATTGTACATTAGGACTAGCCTCTGACAGTATTGTTGCAAGCTTTGTCGTTGGAGCTTCTGGAAAAGTGGTCGGGACAGAAGAAAATAAATATCTCTCTTATCTTGTCGGTCGAGGATTAAAAAGCTGGCAGTCCGGTTTGGCAGGAATGGATGAAGCTATGCGCACAATTTCGGTACAACATTCAGATGCACTATCATTTTTAAAGGAAGTCCCAAGCAATGAGTTTGATTGCGTATATATTGACCCAATGTTTGAAGAAACCATCTTAGAATCAGACGGAATTCGTGCGCTAGCTCATTTAGCGGTATATACAGAAATAAGGGAAGAGTTCATTTCAGAAGCAAAAAGAGTGGCGAGGAGACGGCTCGTGCTAAAGGATCATTTTCGTAGCGATCGCTTCGAGCAGTTTGGATTCTCAGTTATGAAAAGACCGTCTGCTAAATTCCATTTCGGAATTATTACAAAATGA
- a CDS encoding BrxA/BrxB family bacilliredoxin codes for MSMAYEEYMRQMVKPMREELVHAGFEELQTEEEVENFMDQNEDTALIFVNSVCGCAAGLARPAATQAVVRTDKKPAKLVTVFAGQDKEATAKMREYFEGFPPSSPSMVLVKGKQVVHFIHRHDIEDHTMEEIMENLQSAFEQNC; via the coding sequence ATGTCAATGGCATATGAGGAATATATGAGACAAATGGTAAAGCCAATGCGTGAAGAACTAGTTCATGCGGGCTTTGAAGAGTTACAAACAGAAGAAGAAGTAGAAAATTTTATGGATCAAAATGAAGACACTGCGTTAATCTTTGTTAACTCTGTATGTGGTTGTGCGGCAGGTTTAGCACGTCCTGCAGCAACTCAAGCAGTTGTTAGAACGGACAAAAAACCTGCCAAGCTTGTTACTGTTTTTGCAGGTCAAGATAAAGAGGCAACGGCAAAAATGCGTGAGTATTTCGAAGGGTTCCCACCGTCATCACCTTCTATGGTTCTTGTAAAAGGGAAGCAAGTGGTTCACTTTATCCATCGCCACGATATCGAAGACCACACAATGGAAGAAATCATGGAGAACCTCCAATCAGCATTTGAACAAAATTGTTAA
- a CDS encoding conserved virulence factor C family protein: protein MKIRSIEPTPSPNTMKVILNEELPMGKSNNYKKETSAGAPKVIQDILTIEGVKGVYHVADFLAVERNAKYDWKEILPKVRLAFGEEAELVEPEETINEHYGEIQVLVQMYKGIPMQIKLTDGTEERRYGLPEQYKEAVSKAQDPEDNVVMVRRWKEFGVRYGDFDQIGQDILEELMAAYTTDRLDELIQDATNKETTKIVRRQKQKLDVHSLNDPDWRKRYQLLEQMDDPEVEDLPVLEKALNDEKASIRRLATVYLGMIEDKKVLPLLYKALKDKTVTVRRTAGDCLSDLGFEEAIEEMMKALSDESKLVRWRAAMFLYELGDDRALPALKAAEEDPEFEVSLQIKLAIERIELGEDAKGSVWKQMTEARKQNE from the coding sequence TTGAAGATACGATCCATTGAACCCACTCCTAGTCCGAATACGATGAAGGTTATTTTAAATGAAGAGCTTCCAATGGGAAAAAGTAATAACTATAAAAAAGAGACAAGTGCTGGTGCTCCAAAGGTCATTCAGGATATTTTGACCATAGAAGGTGTGAAAGGGGTATATCACGTAGCTGATTTTCTAGCAGTGGAAAGAAATGCGAAATACGATTGGAAAGAAATCTTACCGAAAGTAAGGCTTGCATTTGGCGAAGAAGCGGAATTAGTGGAGCCAGAAGAAACAATTAATGAGCATTACGGAGAAATACAGGTGCTTGTTCAGATGTATAAAGGAATTCCGATGCAAATAAAGCTAACGGATGGAACAGAAGAAAGACGATATGGATTACCAGAACAGTATAAAGAGGCTGTTTCAAAGGCGCAGGATCCAGAAGATAACGTTGTAATGGTTCGAAGGTGGAAAGAGTTTGGTGTAAGGTATGGAGATTTCGATCAAATCGGCCAGGATATATTAGAAGAATTAATGGCTGCTTATACAACAGACCGACTAGATGAACTCATTCAAGATGCAACGAATAAGGAGACCACGAAGATTGTTAGGCGCCAGAAACAAAAGCTTGATGTCCACTCATTAAATGATCCCGATTGGCGAAAAAGATATCAGCTTCTTGAACAAATGGACGATCCAGAAGTTGAAGATCTTCCAGTGTTAGAAAAAGCGTTAAACGACGAAAAGGCATCTATTCGGAGATTAGCTACTGTCTATTTAGGGATGATTGAAGACAAAAAAGTATTACCTCTCCTATATAAAGCATTAAAGGATAAAACAGTAACCGTCAGACGTACGGCTGGAGACTGCTTATCTGACTTAGGGTTTGAAGAGGCAATAGAAGAAATGATGAAGGCATTAAGTGATGAAAGTAAATTAGTGCGCTGGAGAGCGGCAATGTTTTTATATGAATTGGGTGATGACCGTGCACTTCCTGCCCTGAAGGCAGCAGAAGAAGATCCGGAATTTGAAGTAAGCTTACAAATTAAACTTGCTATCGAAAGAATTGAATTGGGTGAGGATGCAAAAGGATCAGTTTGGAAACAAATGACAGAAGCAAGAAAACAAAACGAATAA
- a CDS encoding ABC-F family ATP-binding cassette domain-containing protein, which yields MISIDNVTKTYGEKELFNEISFTISAKERVGLIGVNGTGKSSLLKIVAGVDFPDSGEVTAPKDYRIAYSEQNPDLNPELTILDQVFAGEAPVLKLLKEYEETLLELNRVPDDTKIQEKLFDLQKKMDALDGWDASTNAKTILNKLGIEEYEKKIGELSGGQKKRVALAQVLIQSPDLLILDEPTNHLDFESVKWLEDYLSRYTGALLLVTHDRYFLDRVTNRVFELEGGKLYSYKGNYADFLEAKAIREENEAATLEKQKNLFRRELEWIRRGAKARTTKQKARIQRFEKLDENLSSVKTTEKLDLSLSGSRLGKQVFELKDATKTYDSKVILKSYDLLVKPHDRIGIIGKNGTGKSTLLNILAGNIPLDSGERIIGQTVKVAFYTQENEDMDLSKRMIEYIKETAQVIHTSDGKTISATQMLERFLFPSYTHGTPIRKLSGGERRRLYLLKLLMTEPNVLLLDEPTNDLDTQTLTVLEDYLEEFPGVVITVSHDRYFLDKVAEQLLVLEGNGVIESYYGNYSEFLEKQVEKPVVRVSASAEKPVEEEKPKKKRMSYKEKLEWESIDSDIEHAEKRLEEIAVEMGKTGSDFEKAQALMEEENSLNEKLEYLIERWSYLSEIAEN from the coding sequence ATGATTAGTATCGATAACGTGACAAAAACATATGGAGAAAAGGAATTATTTAATGAAATCTCATTCACAATAAGCGCGAAAGAAAGAGTTGGACTTATTGGTGTAAATGGGACCGGAAAGTCCTCATTATTAAAAATTGTAGCAGGTGTTGATTTTCCAGATTCAGGAGAAGTAACGGCTCCGAAAGATTATCGAATTGCGTATTCTGAGCAAAATCCGGACCTTAATCCAGAATTAACAATCCTTGATCAGGTTTTTGCCGGTGAGGCACCTGTTTTAAAGCTTCTAAAAGAGTACGAAGAAACTCTTTTAGAGCTTAATAGAGTCCCGGATGATACTAAAATTCAGGAAAAGCTTTTTGATTTACAAAAGAAAATGGATGCTTTAGATGGATGGGATGCAAGTACGAACGCAAAAACAATTTTAAATAAGCTTGGAATTGAAGAGTATGAAAAAAAGATTGGAGAATTATCTGGTGGCCAGAAAAAGCGAGTAGCTCTTGCTCAAGTGTTAATTCAATCCCCAGATTTATTGATTCTAGATGAGCCTACCAATCATTTAGATTTCGAGTCAGTGAAATGGCTTGAAGATTATTTAAGTCGTTATACAGGTGCCTTATTGCTTGTGACGCATGATCGATATTTCTTAGACCGTGTCACAAACCGAGTGTTTGAACTAGAAGGTGGAAAACTCTACAGCTACAAAGGAAACTATGCAGATTTTCTGGAAGCTAAGGCCATTCGTGAAGAAAATGAAGCAGCTACTCTTGAAAAGCAAAAAAATCTATTCAGACGAGAGCTTGAGTGGATTAGACGAGGGGCAAAGGCACGAACAACAAAGCAGAAAGCAAGAATTCAACGTTTTGAAAAGCTTGATGAGAATTTAAGCTCCGTAAAAACTACGGAAAAGCTAGATTTATCTTTATCCGGCAGCCGCTTAGGTAAGCAAGTATTCGAATTGAAAGACGCAACAAAAACATATGATTCGAAAGTGATCCTTAAGTCTTACGATCTACTAGTGAAACCTCATGACAGAATCGGAATTATAGGGAAAAATGGTACTGGTAAATCAACCTTATTAAATATTCTAGCTGGAAACATTCCTCTGGATTCAGGTGAACGAATCATCGGCCAAACAGTGAAGGTTGCTTTTTATACTCAAGAAAATGAAGACATGGACCTTTCAAAACGGATGATTGAATACATCAAAGAAACGGCGCAGGTGATTCATACGTCTGATGGTAAAACTATTTCAGCAACTCAAATGCTAGAAAGATTTCTTTTTCCATCATACACTCACGGCACCCCGATCAGAAAGTTATCAGGGGGAGAAAGACGTCGATTATATTTACTAAAGCTATTAATGACTGAACCGAATGTTTTGTTATTAGACGAACCAACGAATGATCTAGATACTCAAACTCTGACTGTCTTAGAGGACTATTTAGAAGAGTTTCCGGGAGTGGTCATTACTGTTTCCCACGACCGCTATTTCTTAGATAAAGTGGCGGAACAATTGCTCGTGCTTGAAGGGAATGGAGTGATTGAATCTTATTATGGAAATTACAGTGAATTCCTTGAAAAACAAGTAGAAAAGCCGGTAGTTCGAGTAAGTGCATCAGCAGAGAAACCTGTGGAAGAGGAAAAACCGAAGAAGAAAAGAATGAGCTATAAGGAAAAGCTTGAATGGGAATCCATCGATTCTGACATTGAACATGCGGAAAAAAGACTTGAAGAAATAGCTGTAGAGATGGGGAAAACAGGCAGTGATTTTGAAAAGGCTCAAGCTTTAATGGAAGAGGAAAATTCTTTAAACGAAAAACTTGAGTACTTGATTGAGCGTTGGAGCTATTTATCAGAAATTGCAGAGAATTAA
- a CDS encoding HD domain-containing protein, translating to MEQVIAKTEEFVKREMSADSTGHDWFHIDRVRNIALKIHEKEKIGDPFLIELAALLHDISDEKLHSSKEEGEKKLTSFLSLLPLNELKKNQIKEIIETISFKGGNNRNITTAEAAIVQDADRLDAIGAIGIARAFAYGGKKGQPIYDPNINVRTSMTNEEYRKGHSSSINHFYEKLLKLKEKMNTKTGREIAERRHLYMEEFLLEFYNDWNGKHQ from the coding sequence ATGGAGCAAGTTATAGCCAAGACAGAAGAGTTTGTCAAACGTGAAATGTCGGCAGATTCAACTGGACATGATTGGTTTCATATTGATAGAGTACGGAATATTGCATTGAAAATTCATGAAAAGGAAAAGATAGGAGATCCTTTCCTTATTGAGTTAGCTGCTCTACTACATGATATTTCTGACGAAAAATTACATAGCTCGAAGGAAGAAGGAGAAAAGAAGCTTACTTCCTTTCTAAGTCTGTTACCATTAAATGAATTGAAGAAAAATCAGATTAAAGAAATCATTGAAACCATATCATTTAAAGGTGGAAATAATCGAAACATCACAACAGCTGAAGCAGCCATCGTCCAAGATGCCGACCGCTTAGATGCGATAGGAGCGATTGGGATAGCAAGGGCATTTGCGTATGGAGGGAAAAAAGGTCAACCGATCTATGACCCTAACATAAATGTCCGAACAAGCATGACAAACGAAGAGTATCGAAAAGGCCATTCGTCCTCTATTAATCATTTTTATGAAAAGCTACTAAAGCTAAAAGAGAAAATGAATACAAAAACGGGTAGAGAAATAGCTGAAAGACGGCATCTGTATATGGAAGAGTTCTTACTTGAATTTTACAATGATTGGAATGGAAAACATCAATGA
- a CDS encoding DegV family protein, whose amino-acid sequence MKKIAWVTDSTACLDEELTNHPDVFTVPMTIVLDEKEYKDGIDLTAEELYAKLKHLQVPPKTSQPSVGEFVSLFEKLEGQYDHVFSVLVSAKLSGTVSSSVQASSMVNVSVTTIDSKILSYPLSRMIKKGMEWVEAGESIEEVEQKLSDLANTNQTLVLIGSLEQLHRSGRMNGLSFFLGSMLNIKPIISIEDGVLQAKEKIRSESKGMEKIITYLRTAIEEYDIKEAYILYGLHDTEARKWHNELCKRFPDVSFDIYPLGATIGVHAGENTIGISWFNSL is encoded by the coding sequence ATGAAAAAAATTGCCTGGGTTACGGACAGTACCGCTTGCTTAGATGAAGAATTAACCAATCATCCAGACGTTTTCACTGTCCCAATGACAATCGTATTAGACGAAAAGGAATATAAGGATGGAATAGACTTGACAGCAGAAGAGCTTTATGCAAAATTAAAGCATCTTCAAGTTCCGCCAAAAACGTCTCAACCATCTGTAGGTGAGTTTGTATCATTGTTTGAGAAGTTAGAAGGACAATATGATCACGTATTCTCCGTTCTCGTTTCAGCTAAGTTAAGCGGTACGGTCTCTTCGAGTGTTCAGGCTTCCAGCATGGTGAATGTATCGGTCACTACAATCGATTCAAAGATCCTCTCTTATCCCCTTTCTCGGATGATTAAGAAAGGAATGGAATGGGTTGAGGCTGGTGAGTCCATTGAGGAAGTGGAACAAAAGTTAAGTGATCTCGCAAACACGAACCAGACATTAGTTTTAATCGGTAGTTTGGAACAATTACACAGAAGTGGGCGGATGAACGGATTATCCTTTTTCCTAGGCAGCATGTTAAATATTAAGCCGATCATTTCCATTGAGGACGGCGTATTACAGGCAAAAGAGAAAATTAGAAGTGAAAGTAAAGGAATGGAGAAAATCATAACTTATCTTCGAACTGCAATTGAAGAGTATGATATAAAAGAAGCCTATATTTTATACGGTCTTCATGATACGGAAGCGAGAAAATGGCATAATGAATTGTGTAAACGGTTCCCTGATGTTTCATTCGATATTTACCCTTTAGGCGCAACGATCGGAGTGCACGCAGGAGAAAACACAATCGGAATCAGCTGGTTTAATAGCCTGTAG
- a CDS encoding glutathione peroxidase, whose protein sequence is MTVYQFEAKKINGETISLSEFKGEVLLIVNTASNCGFTPQYKELQELYEQYKEKGFTVLGFPCNQFMNQEPGTESDIQSFCEMNFGVTFPLFSKVDVNGKNAHPLFQYLTEEAPGVLGMKAVKWNFTKFLVNRSGEVVERYAPNTNPKEISQDIEKLI, encoded by the coding sequence ATGACGGTGTATCAGTTTGAGGCAAAGAAAATTAATGGTGAAACCATATCTCTTTCGGAATTTAAGGGCGAGGTTCTGTTAATTGTAAACACAGCTAGTAATTGTGGGTTTACTCCTCAATATAAAGAGCTTCAAGAGCTCTATGAACAATATAAAGAAAAAGGATTCACTGTATTAGGCTTTCCGTGTAATCAATTTATGAATCAAGAACCAGGTACCGAGTCTGATATCCAGTCATTTTGCGAAATGAATTTTGGAGTAACTTTTCCATTGTTTTCAAAGGTGGATGTAAATGGAAAAAATGCTCACCCACTTTTTCAGTATCTAACAGAAGAGGCACCTGGAGTACTAGGGATGAAAGCTGTTAAATGGAATTTCACTAAGTTTTTAGTGAATCGTTCCGGTGAAGTAGTGGAAAGGTATGCACCAAATACGAACCCAAAAGAAATATCACAAGATATTGAAAAGTTGATTTGA
- a CDS encoding formate--tetrahydrofolate ligase produces the protein MNIKVSVKSDIEIAQSAEMKPIIQIAEKIGLTDDDLELYGKYKAKISSDTLSKIQGNPNGKIILVTAINPTPAGEGKSTVTVGLGDAFSQLGKKVMIAMREPSLGPTMGVKGGAAGGGYSQVLPMDEINLHFTGDLHAITTANNALAALIDNHIQQGNELQIDQRRIVWKRALDLNDRALRNVIIGLGGPMQGVPREDGFDITVASEIMAVLCLAKDLKDLKRRLSEMVVAYNMEKQPVTVSQLGVEGALALILKDAVKPNLVQTIEHTPALVHGGPFANIAHGCNSVIATTAASKLADFVITEAGFGADLGAEKFLHIKARNGDVLPEAVVVVATIRALKMHGGVGKQDLNNENVEALIAGFDNLKKHVQTIRSFGLPVVVAINKFISDTNLEVDTLLELCEKEGVQVALTEVWEKGGKGGIALAEKLLKAIESHTEEYAPLYNVSDSIEEKIRSIVQKVYGGKDVEFSTKAKKQMKDLEQYGWDGLPICMAKTQYSLSDDPSKLGRPTDFTVSVRELKPSIGAGFLVALTGDVMTMPGLPKQPAALKMDVDEKGNAVGLF, from the coding sequence TTGAACATCAAGGTTAGCGTAAAAAGTGATATTGAAATTGCACAATCTGCAGAAATGAAACCGATCATTCAAATTGCTGAAAAAATTGGATTAACAGATGATGACCTCGAGTTATATGGAAAGTATAAAGCTAAAATTTCATCTGACACTTTAAGTAAAATCCAAGGAAATCCAAATGGCAAAATCATTCTTGTAACAGCAATTAACCCGACTCCAGCAGGAGAAGGGAAGTCTACTGTAACAGTTGGATTAGGCGATGCTTTTTCTCAACTTGGAAAAAAGGTAATGATTGCAATGAGAGAACCATCTTTAGGGCCAACGATGGGAGTTAAGGGTGGAGCTGCAGGTGGTGGATATTCTCAAGTACTACCGATGGACGAAATCAACTTACATTTTACAGGCGACCTACACGCGATTACGACAGCAAATAATGCATTGGCCGCATTAATTGATAATCATATCCAACAAGGAAACGAACTCCAGATCGACCAACGTAGAATTGTTTGGAAGAGAGCACTTGATTTAAATGATCGTGCTTTAAGAAATGTAATTATTGGGTTAGGCGGTCCGATGCAGGGTGTTCCTCGTGAGGATGGGTTTGATATTACCGTTGCATCCGAAATTATGGCTGTACTATGCTTAGCGAAAGATTTAAAGGATTTAAAGAGAAGGCTGTCTGAGATGGTAGTAGCTTACAATATGGAGAAACAGCCGGTAACTGTTTCACAACTTGGTGTAGAGGGTGCTCTAGCGCTCATTTTAAAAGATGCGGTCAAACCAAATCTTGTACAAACGATTGAGCATACTCCAGCGCTAGTTCATGGTGGACCGTTCGCTAATATTGCACATGGCTGTAACTCTGTTATTGCTACAACAGCCGCATCTAAGCTTGCTGATTTCGTAATTACAGAAGCTGGGTTTGGTGCAGACTTAGGAGCAGAAAAGTTTTTACATATTAAGGCTAGAAACGGGGATGTATTACCGGAGGCGGTTGTTGTCGTTGCAACAATTAGAGCTCTGAAGATGCATGGCGGTGTTGGAAAGCAGGATCTTAATAACGAAAATGTTGAAGCGCTAATTGCTGGCTTCGATAACTTGAAAAAACATGTACAAACGATCAGAAGCTTCGGATTACCTGTCGTTGTAGCAATAAATAAATTTATATCAGATACCAATCTTGAAGTGGACACCTTATTGGAATTGTGTGAAAAGGAAGGTGTACAAGTTGCCTTAACCGAAGTATGGGAAAAGGGTGGAAAGGGTGGTATTGCCCTAGCAGAAAAACTGTTAAAAGCAATTGAAAGTCATACTGAGGAATATGCACCTTTATACAATGTAAGTGATTCAATTGAAGAAAAGATCCGTTCTATTGTTCAAAAGGTTTATGGAGGGAAGGATGTTGAGTTCTCAACAAAGGCCAAAAAACAAATGAAGGACTTGGAGCAATATGGATGGGACGGCCTTCCGATTTGTATGGCTAAAACACAATATTCCCTTTCAGATGACCCAAGTAAACTTGGTAGACCAACCGATTTTACGGTTTCGGTAAGAGAATTAAAGCCTTCGATCGGTGCTGGGTTCCTCGTTGCTTTAACTGGCGACGTGATGACAATGCCAGGTTTACCAAAGCAACCTGCCGCGCTTAAAATGGATGTTGATGAAAAAGGCAATGCAGTAGGCTTATTCTAA
- the metA gene encoding homoserine O-acetyltransferase MetA: MPIKIPKLLPAREILESENIFIMDDERANHQDIRPLNILILNLMPEKQKTEAQLLRLLGNTPLQVNISFLQTITHQAKNTSQLHLDQFYTSFSEIKHRKYDGLIITGAPVELLSFEEVDYWEELKMIMDWSKTNVTSTLHICWGAQAALYHHFGIGKYELSRKCSGIFTHRVHDPVDLLLRGFDDEYLAPHSRYTDVAVEEIMNHPSLRLLSSSEVAGPFIISADEGKQIMITGHLEYESTTLSEEYSRDQKKGLDIHVPENYFPNNDPNQNPANRWRSHAHLLFSNWLNYFVYQQTPYVWE; encoded by the coding sequence TTGCCAATCAAAATTCCGAAGCTCTTGCCAGCTCGAGAAATACTGGAATCTGAAAATATCTTTATTATGGACGACGAGAGAGCGAACCATCAGGACATTCGTCCGTTAAATATTCTCATCCTGAATCTAATGCCAGAAAAGCAAAAAACAGAGGCTCAGTTACTTAGACTGTTAGGGAATACCCCTCTACAAGTTAATATTTCATTCTTACAAACCATTACTCATCAAGCAAAAAATACAAGCCAATTGCATCTTGACCAGTTCTACACGTCATTCTCTGAAATAAAGCACCGCAAGTATGATGGACTTATTATCACTGGAGCACCAGTAGAACTATTATCCTTTGAAGAAGTTGATTATTGGGAAGAGTTAAAAATGATCATGGACTGGTCAAAAACGAATGTCACTTCAACTTTACATATTTGTTGGGGGGCACAAGCGGCATTGTATCACCATTTTGGTATTGGAAAGTATGAACTATCAAGAAAATGTTCCGGCATCTTTACTCACCGCGTACATGATCCTGTCGATCTATTATTAAGAGGATTTGATGATGAGTATCTCGCCCCTCACTCCAGATACACAGATGTGGCAGTCGAGGAAATCATGAACCACCCTTCTCTAAGATTGTTATCAAGTTCAGAGGTAGCAGGCCCATTTATCATTAGTGCCGATGAGGGCAAACAAATCATGATTACGGGACATTTAGAATATGAATCGACAACCCTATCTGAAGAGTACTCAAGAGATCAAAAAAAGGGCTTGGATATCCATGTTCCGGAAAATTATTTTCCTAACAATGATCCCAATCAAAATCCAGCAAATCGTTGGCGTTCCCACGCACATTTATTATTTTCAAACTGGCTTAACTACTTTGTGTATCAACAAACTCCGTATGTATGGGAATAA